The Corynebacterium suranareeae genome window below encodes:
- the dxs gene encoding 1-deoxy-D-xylulose-5-phosphate synthase, giving the protein MGILNSISTPADLKALNDEDLDTLAKEIRSFLVDKVAATGGHLGPNLGVVELTIGLHRVFDSPHDPIIFDTSHQSYVHKILTGRAKDFDSLRQKDGLSGYTCRAESEHDWTESSHASAALSYADGLSKAKQLDGDTEHSVVAVVGDGALTGGMCWEALNNIAAAKDRKVVVVVNDNGRSYSPTIGGFAENLAGLRMQPFYDRFMEKGKTSLKSMGWVGERTFEALHAFKEGVKSTVIPTEMFPELGMKYVGPVDGHNQKAVDNALKYAHDYDGPIIVHMVTEKGRGYAPAEQDLDELMHSTGVIDPLTGAPKSQSKPGWTSVFSDELVKIGAQNENVVAITAAMAGPTGLSKFEANFPDRFFDVGIAEQHAVTSAAGLALGGKHPVVAIYSTFLNRAFDQLLMDVGMLNQPVTLVLDRSGITGSDGASHNGVWDMALTSIVPGVQVAAPRDEDSLRELLNEAISIDDGPTVVRFPKGDLPTPIVAIDTLEDGVDVLAYEDATDVESTDDAPSVLIIAVGERATVALEVASRIKQHGVNVTVVDPRWIVPIPQSLVALSDDHDLVITIEDGVIHGGVGSLLSDALNASEVDTPRRQIAVPQKYLDHASRNEVLADYGLDADGIETTVVGWLDSLFGED; this is encoded by the coding sequence ATGGGAATTCTGAACAGTATTTCAACACCTGCTGACTTAAAAGCCCTTAATGATGAGGATTTGGACACACTTGCCAAAGAGATCCGATCTTTCCTCGTCGATAAAGTCGCAGCAACTGGTGGCCACCTTGGCCCAAATTTAGGCGTAGTGGAATTAACCATTGGCCTTCATCGGGTCTTTGATTCGCCTCACGATCCAATCATTTTTGATACTTCTCATCAGTCTTATGTGCATAAGATCTTGACGGGTCGCGCTAAGGATTTTGATTCTTTGCGTCAAAAAGATGGGCTTTCTGGTTACACCTGCCGTGCGGAAAGTGAGCATGATTGGACTGAGTCTTCACACGCTTCAGCTGCTTTGTCCTATGCGGATGGCTTGTCTAAAGCCAAGCAGTTGGATGGCGATACCGAGCACAGCGTTGTCGCGGTTGTCGGCGATGGTGCTTTAACAGGCGGCATGTGCTGGGAAGCGTTGAACAATATTGCTGCTGCTAAAGACCGCAAAGTTGTCGTCGTTGTCAATGACAATGGCCGCAGTTATTCACCAACAATCGGCGGGTTCGCAGAAAACCTCGCTGGCTTAAGGATGCAGCCTTTCTATGACCGATTCATGGAAAAAGGCAAGACGTCTCTGAAATCCATGGGATGGGTAGGGGAGCGTACTTTTGAAGCGCTTCACGCGTTCAAAGAAGGTGTGAAGAGCACTGTCATTCCCACTGAGATGTTCCCTGAACTGGGTATGAAATACGTTGGCCCAGTAGATGGACACAACCAAAAAGCCGTAGACAATGCGCTGAAATACGCCCATGACTATGACGGTCCCATCATTGTGCACATGGTCACTGAAAAGGGCCGTGGTTACGCGCCAGCTGAGCAGGATTTGGATGAATTGATGCACTCCACAGGTGTTATAGATCCACTTACGGGTGCTCCAAAGTCTCAATCGAAGCCTGGTTGGACTTCTGTGTTCAGTGATGAGCTTGTCAAAATCGGCGCACAGAATGAAAACGTGGTGGCCATTACCGCCGCGATGGCAGGCCCTACAGGTCTGTCCAAATTCGAAGCGAATTTCCCTGATCGTTTCTTTGACGTCGGAATCGCCGAACAACATGCAGTGACCTCGGCTGCTGGTTTAGCGTTGGGTGGAAAGCACCCGGTGGTGGCTATTTACTCCACCTTCTTAAACCGCGCGTTTGATCAGCTGCTCATGGATGTAGGCATGCTCAACCAGCCGGTTACTTTGGTACTTGACCGTTCAGGTATTACAGGCTCAGATGGTGCCAGCCACAACGGTGTGTGGGATATGGCTCTAACCTCGATCGTCCCAGGTGTGCAGGTGGCGGCACCACGAGATGAGGACTCGTTGCGTGAGCTGCTCAATGAAGCTATTTCCATTGATGATGGCCCCACAGTCGTGCGTTTCCCCAAAGGCGACTTGCCAACCCCAATTGTTGCAATCGACACCTTGGAAGACGGCGTGGATGTCCTCGCATATGAAGACGCCACTGATGTTGAATCAACCGATGATGCGCCATCAGTTCTCATCATAGCGGTAGGCGAGCGCGCAACTGTTGCACTTGAGGTTGCTTCCAGGATTAAACAGCACGGCGTGAATGTCACGGTTGTCGACCCCCGCTGGATCGTCCCCATCCCACAATCTTTGGTAGCACTTTCTGATGATCACGATCTAGTGATCACCATCGAAGACGGCGTCATCCACGGCGGCGTGGGTTCCTTGCTCTCTGACGCGCTTAATGCTTCTGAAGTGGATACTCCTCGCCGACAAATCGCAGTACCCCAGAAGTACCTGGACCACGCTTCCCGCAACGAAGTGCTCGCTGATTATGGCCTTGACGCCGATGGTATTGAAACTACCGTCGTTGGATGGCTGGATTCATTGTTCGGAGAAGATTAA
- a CDS encoding class I SAM-dependent RNA methyltransferase, protein MTDTVELAKGDIISVEVLRPAHGGEGIAHHDGRVIFVQGGIPGDVVEVEIAQLKKKWARGGVVNVITPSPDRVDSRCPAAAAGAGCCDYAELNPTVELDIKSRVLRDQLERIGGIDELPTFELHDLAPTAGWRTRVRLGVDASGRAGFRKLKSNELVTDVACSQVVPELLEGLVGEGARLFTPGVEIIAAIDDAGQRHIVESRKAPRGRRTETVLKVLEGTGEVQQTVGDYTWKFPVSSFWQAHTKAPAAYSEFIAEALNGLELVDVDKRGPVAWDLYGGVGLFAPVIVDKLKAHVHSVELSPGSAEAGEEALAGLPVTFHTGRVEGMASQLPSPHVVVLDPPRTGAGSDVLKNIAESKPQLVIHIGCDPATFARDVADWKVNGYELDQLAVFNAFPGTHHFETIGVFVRVS, encoded by the coding sequence ATGACTGACACCGTCGAACTCGCCAAAGGCGACATCATTTCCGTTGAGGTGCTTAGGCCAGCTCACGGCGGTGAAGGCATCGCACACCACGATGGCCGAGTTATCTTTGTCCAAGGCGGCATCCCAGGGGATGTCGTCGAGGTAGAAATCGCACAGCTGAAAAAGAAATGGGCACGAGGTGGCGTGGTCAATGTCATCACACCATCTCCTGACCGCGTGGATTCCCGCTGTCCTGCAGCTGCTGCAGGAGCAGGCTGCTGTGACTACGCAGAGCTCAACCCAACCGTAGAACTTGACATCAAATCCCGAGTGCTTCGTGATCAGCTGGAGCGAATCGGTGGAATTGATGAACTTCCAACCTTTGAGCTTCATGATTTAGCTCCAACTGCTGGATGGCGTACTCGCGTTCGCCTTGGCGTGGATGCTTCTGGTCGCGCCGGGTTCCGCAAACTTAAGTCCAATGAGTTGGTCACTGATGTTGCCTGTTCTCAGGTAGTGCCAGAACTTCTTGAAGGCTTGGTCGGGGAGGGCGCGCGCCTTTTCACTCCTGGTGTGGAAATCATTGCCGCGATTGATGATGCCGGACAGCGCCACATCGTGGAATCTCGCAAAGCGCCTCGTGGTCGACGCACGGAAACCGTCCTCAAAGTGCTGGAAGGTACCGGCGAGGTTCAACAAACCGTCGGTGATTACACCTGGAAGTTCCCAGTGTCTTCCTTCTGGCAGGCGCACACCAAGGCTCCTGCAGCGTATTCAGAGTTCATCGCCGAAGCATTAAACGGACTGGAGCTGGTGGACGTCGATAAGCGTGGCCCTGTTGCCTGGGACCTGTACGGCGGTGTCGGCCTGTTCGCGCCGGTTATCGTCGACAAGCTAAAAGCGCATGTCCATTCTGTAGAACTTTCCCCAGGTTCGGCAGAAGCAGGTGAAGAGGCGTTGGCAGGATTGCCAGTTACTTTCCACACTGGTCGGGTTGAGGGCATGGCTTCTCAGTTGCCTTCACCTCATGTGGTTGTGTTGGATCCTCCACGCACTGGTGCAGGTAGTGATGTATTAAAAAACATTGCGGAGTCCAAGCCTCAGCTGGTTATCCATATCGGATGTGACCCAGCGACCTTTGCACGCGATGTTGCCGATTGGAAGGTAAACGGCTACGAATTGGATCAATTGGCGGTGTTTAATGCGTTCCCTGGCACTCACCACTTTGAGACAATTGGTGTATTTGTCCGCGTTTCCTAA
- a CDS encoding DUF3710 domain-containing protein — MALWPFGKKKESAETTPEENVQDAPAAPVAPETSSVPEALRNLGEQPEVEVDPSVGEPDPEHDAINGETGPFDAGSVDIQDFDFSDFAKGVLDLGSIQVPLPQNSEVQVEMGEQGPRMLHVVTQYGRITPVAFAAPTSAGQWREATKEIAEGMRRDGLTVRVEKGPWGREVVGEANDRQIRIAGVDGPRWMLRMTMISPADRADDMRDLGREVIARTFVNRGDAPILAGSPLPVALPKQLAEQVQQAMAQRAAQQKNAQSGNVAPAQNPNQGNSANPE; from the coding sequence ATGGCTCTATGGCCTTTTGGTAAGAAAAAAGAATCAGCTGAAACAACTCCTGAAGAAAACGTTCAGGATGCCCCAGCAGCACCTGTAGCCCCTGAAACTAGTTCAGTACCGGAAGCACTCCGCAACTTAGGTGAGCAACCAGAAGTTGAGGTAGATCCGTCAGTTGGAGAACCCGACCCGGAACACGATGCCATTAACGGCGAAACCGGTCCTTTTGATGCAGGTTCAGTAGATATCCAGGACTTTGATTTCTCTGACTTTGCCAAAGGCGTCCTAGATCTTGGTTCCATTCAGGTTCCTCTTCCACAAAACTCCGAAGTCCAAGTGGAAATGGGCGAGCAAGGCCCACGGATGCTCCACGTTGTCACCCAGTACGGTCGGATCACCCCAGTAGCTTTTGCCGCTCCAACCTCTGCTGGACAATGGCGCGAAGCCACCAAAGAGATCGCAGAGGGCATGCGCCGTGATGGCCTGACAGTGCGCGTTGAAAAGGGGCCGTGGGGCAGGGAAGTAGTAGGCGAAGCAAATGACCGCCAAATCCGCATCGCAGGTGTGGATGGCCCACGGTGGATGCTGCGCATGACCATGATCAGCCCAGCTGACCGCGCAGATGACATGCGTGATCTTGGCCGAGAAGTCATCGCCCGCACTTTTGTCAACCGTGGTGATGCCCCGATCCTTGCTGGAAGTCCACTTCCGGTGGCCTTACCTAAGCAATTAGCTGAACAAGTTCAACAAGCAATGGCACAGCGCGCAGCGCAACAGAAAAACGCCCAAAGTGGAAACGTTGCGCCTGCTCAGAACCCAAATCAAGGTAATTCCGCTAACCCAGAGTAA
- the dut gene encoding dUTP diphosphatase: MTDLAPIKLVRLDKDLPLPKRAHRGDAGVDLHATISTVIAPGQREIVGTGVAIALPLGTVGLVHPRSGLAAREGLSIVNAPGTIDADYRGEIKVCLINLDPEKPITITRGDRIAQLVIQKVELVDFEEVEELDDTVRGDQGYGSTGKTA; encoded by the coding sequence GTGACTGATTTAGCACCTATCAAACTTGTCCGCCTTGATAAAGACCTCCCGCTTCCAAAGCGTGCCCACCGTGGGGATGCCGGAGTAGATCTCCACGCCACGATAAGCACGGTTATTGCACCGGGGCAGCGTGAAATCGTTGGCACCGGTGTTGCTATTGCATTGCCATTAGGAACTGTTGGGTTGGTTCACCCCCGTTCGGGACTCGCTGCACGCGAAGGACTAAGCATTGTCAACGCACCTGGAACCATTGATGCGGATTACCGCGGAGAAATCAAAGTGTGCTTGATTAACCTGGATCCAGAAAAGCCCATCACGATTACCAGGGGAGATCGCATCGCACAGCTGGTGATCCAAAAGGTGGAGCTTGTTGATTTTGAAGAAGTAGAAGAACTCGACGACACCGTCCGTGGCGATCAGGGCTACGGTTCCACCGGAAAAACAGCGTAA
- a CDS encoding DUF3093 domain-containing protein yields MTDSRQPDSASSAPSGNGADGVTTIYRERQWVPWYWWLAMAFVVALLTAQFGLNRNEYWIYIPAVLLSVIGVWVLVTMSNTVIAVEQDADGTRWLIAGQANLPSDVVSRSLAVPATAKRNAMGRQLDPAAFVVSHGWVPEMVMLVLDDPEDSTPYWLVGCKNPEALLRAFVPEQADAALADFH; encoded by the coding sequence GTGACTGATTCCCGACAACCTGATTCTGCATCTTCTGCTCCCTCTGGCAATGGCGCTGATGGAGTAACCACAATCTATAGGGAACGCCAGTGGGTGCCTTGGTATTGGTGGCTAGCAATGGCGTTTGTTGTCGCCTTGCTTACTGCACAATTTGGCCTCAACCGAAATGAATATTGGATCTATATTCCAGCGGTGTTGTTATCGGTCATTGGTGTGTGGGTACTGGTCACCATGTCTAATACGGTGATTGCCGTGGAACAAGACGCTGATGGCACCAGGTGGTTAATCGCAGGTCAAGCAAACTTACCTTCTGATGTTGTCTCACGCTCCCTGGCGGTACCTGCAACAGCCAAACGCAACGCCATGGGTCGACAGCTTGACCCGGCAGCGTTTGTGGTCTCACACGGTTGGGTGCCAGAAATGGTGATGTTGGTGCTGGACGATCCCGAGGATTCCACCCCATATTGGTTAGTTGGTTGCAAGAATCCAGAAGCTTTATTGCGCGCTTTTGTTCCTGAACAAGCTGACGCCGCACTTGCAGATTTCCATTAG
- a CDS encoding DUF4193 domain-containing protein codes for MATDYDAPRRRVEDELETDSLEGLKAVENANSDMDDDGEIVESFEIPNVDLSGEELNVDVVPRRADEFTCASCFLVQRNNRKSHVEPDGSIICLDCA; via the coding sequence ATGGCTACCGATTACGACGCACCACGTCGCCGCGTAGAAGACGAACTAGAGACTGACTCTCTCGAAGGTTTGAAGGCTGTAGAAAACGCCAATAGTGACATGGACGATGACGGTGAAATCGTCGAGTCCTTTGAGATCCCCAACGTTGATCTCTCCGGTGAAGAACTAAACGTAGACGTGGTTCCTCGCCGTGCGGATGAATTTACCTGCGCAAGCTGCTTCCTTGTGCAGCGCAACAACCGCAAGTCACACGTTGAGCCAGATGGATCCATCATCTGCCTTGACTGTGCATAA
- a CDS encoding inositol monophosphatase family protein: protein MEQQSFNELRAIAAETATLTAARIRDKRGELDNLWDYTNTKSSTVDPVTVVDTLAEDFIANRLQELRPKDGLIGEEGTGTASISGVTWIVDPIDGTVNFLYDLPQYAVSIAAAIDGEVVAGAVINVVTGVLYTAARHEGASKYLPERDEIVPLKASAATVVSESLVATGFSYSALRRSLQADLLTKILPTVRDIRRMGSAALDLCHLADGQVDIYYEHGLNCWDFAAGSLIASEAGAFVRAPGLSIPGSSGEICFAAAPGVFDDAHAHFEVLGAFNALDR, encoded by the coding sequence ATGGAACAACAATCTTTTAATGAGTTGCGCGCGATTGCCGCCGAGACCGCCACGCTGACTGCTGCACGTATCAGGGATAAGCGCGGCGAGCTTGATAATTTGTGGGACTACACCAACACCAAAAGTTCGACAGTGGACCCAGTGACTGTGGTGGACACTTTGGCGGAAGATTTTATCGCCAATAGGTTGCAGGAACTTCGGCCTAAAGATGGGCTGATTGGTGAGGAAGGGACGGGGACGGCGTCGATAAGCGGGGTGACCTGGATTGTTGACCCCATTGACGGCACCGTCAACTTCCTTTATGACCTGCCTCAATATGCCGTCTCGATCGCTGCGGCGATCGACGGTGAGGTCGTGGCAGGCGCGGTGATCAACGTGGTCACCGGAGTGCTGTACACCGCCGCGCGCCATGAAGGCGCAAGCAAATATCTGCCTGAGCGCGATGAAATCGTGCCGCTCAAGGCCTCAGCAGCCACCGTGGTCAGCGAGTCCCTGGTTGCCACCGGGTTTAGCTATTCCGCTTTACGACGCTCCCTCCAAGCCGATCTATTAACCAAAATTTTGCCCACAGTGCGGGATATTCGACGCATGGGCAGCGCCGCTTTAGATCTATGCCATCTTGCCGATGGGCAGGTAGATATTTACTACGAACATGGCCTGAACTGTTGGGACTTTGCCGCAGGCAGCCTCATTGCCTCTGAAGCTGGAGCATTTGTGCGCGCCCCAGGGCTGTCAATTCCAGGATCATCAGGAGAGATTTGTTTCGCGGCAGCCCCCGGTGTTTTCGATGATGCGCACGCTCATTTTGAGGTCCTTGGTGCGTTTAACGCTTTAGACCGTTAA
- the ppgK gene encoding polyphosphate--glucose phosphotransferase: MTETGFGIDIGGSGIKGARVNLKTGEFIDDRIKIATPKPATPEAVAEVVAEIISQADWDGPVGITLPSVVREQIALSAANIDKSWIGTDVHELFDRHLGGREITVLNDADAAGIAEATFGDPVAREGASILLTLGTGIGSAFLIDGQLFPNTELGHMIVDGEEAEHLASAAVKENNDLSWKKWSKRLNKVLKEYEKLFSPSVFIIGGGISRKHEKWLPLLDIETAVVPAQLRNRAGIVGAAMAVNKHLAP, encoded by the coding sequence ATGACTGAGACTGGATTTGGAATTGATATCGGTGGCTCCGGCATCAAAGGTGCCCGGGTTAACCTTAAGACCGGTGAGTTTATAGATGATCGCATCAAAATCGCCACCCCGAAACCAGCAACCCCCGAAGCTGTCGCCGAAGTAGTCGCAGAGATTATTTCGCAAGCAGACTGGGATGGCCCAGTCGGAATCACCTTGCCTTCTGTCGTTCGTGAGCAAATCGCACTCTCGGCAGCCAATATTGATAAATCATGGATCGGCACCGATGTGCACGAACTTTTTGATCGCCATCTTGGTGGCCGAGAAATCACCGTCCTCAACGATGCAGATGCCGCTGGAATCGCCGAAGCAACCTTCGGAGACCCCGTAGCCCGCGAAGGCGCATCCATTCTGCTTACCTTGGGCACGGGAATCGGATCCGCTTTTCTCATCGATGGACAATTGTTCCCCAACACCGAACTTGGTCACATGATTGTCGACGGTGAAGAAGCCGAACATCTAGCCTCAGCCGCAGTTAAAGAAAACAACGATCTGTCATGGAAGAAGTGGTCCAAACGCCTCAACAAAGTGTTGAAAGAGTATGAGAAACTCTTCTCCCCTTCCGTTTTTATCATCGGAGGTGGAATTTCCAGAAAACACGAAAAGTGGCTTCCACTCCTTGACATTGAAACTGCAGTTGTCCCAGCACAACTACGAAATCGAGCCGGAATTGTAGGAGCCGCAATGGCCGTGAATAAACACCTCGCACCTTAA
- a CDS encoding RNA polymerase sigma factor, which yields MVENNVAKKTVAKKTARKTARKAAPRVATPLGAAPESPISATPARSIDGTSVADTPVEATEAVEATTPAAKAPAKKVAKKTAKKTARKAPAKKTAAKKVAAPKAAPETAKDEEAPIDDDEDNLIQDEQDFDGDEDFVDGLGDDEEEEDGVEPLGEEEDDEEEDGSSVWDEDESATLRQARKDAELTASADSVRAYLKQIGKVALLNAEQEVSLAKRIEAGLYATHRMEEMEEAFAAGDKDAKLTPAVKRDLRAIARDGRKAKNHLLEANLRLVVSLAKRYTGRGMAFLDLIQEGNLGLIRAVEKFDYSKGYKFSTYATWWIRQAITRAMADQARTIRIPVHMVEVINKLGRIQRELLQELGREPTPQELSKEMDISEEKVLEIQQYAREPISLDQTIGDEGDSQLGDFIEDSEAVVAVDAVSFTLLQDQLQDVLETLSEREAGVVKLRFGLTDGMPRTLDEIGQVYGVTRERIRQIESKTMSKLRHPSRSQVLRDYLD from the coding sequence ATGGTAGAAAACAACGTAGCAAAAAAGACGGTCGCGAAAAAGACCGCACGAAAGACCGCGCGCAAAGCAGCCCCGCGCGTGGCAACCCCATTGGGAGCAGCACCAGAGTCTCCTATCTCAGCCACCCCTGCGCGCAGCATCGATGGCACCTCAGTTGCTGACACTCCGGTAGAGGCAACCGAAGCCGTAGAGGCCACCACCCCTGCAGCAAAAGCCCCTGCCAAAAAGGTTGCGAAAAAGACTGCAAAGAAAACGGCACGCAAGGCACCTGCTAAGAAAACTGCAGCCAAGAAGGTAGCAGCTCCTAAGGCAGCACCTGAGACCGCTAAGGATGAAGAAGCACCTATCGACGACGATGAGGACAACCTCATTCAAGACGAACAGGACTTCGACGGCGATGAAGACTTCGTTGACGGCCTTGGCGATGACGAAGAGGAAGAAGACGGCGTCGAACCCCTCGGAGAAGAGGAAGACGACGAAGAGGAAGACGGCTCATCTGTTTGGGATGAGGACGAATCCGCGACCCTTCGCCAGGCCCGCAAGGACGCTGAGCTCACCGCTTCCGCTGACTCCGTTCGCGCTTACCTCAAGCAAATCGGTAAAGTTGCCCTGCTTAACGCTGAACAAGAAGTCTCCCTAGCAAAGCGCATCGAAGCCGGCCTCTACGCAACCCACCGCATGGAGGAAATGGAAGAAGCTTTCGCCGCTGGAGACAAGGATGCAAAGCTGACTCCAGCCGTCAAACGTGACCTGCGCGCCATTGCTCGCGATGGACGCAAGGCCAAGAACCACCTGCTTGAAGCCAACCTTCGTCTGGTTGTCTCCCTGGCTAAGCGCTACACCGGCCGCGGCATGGCATTCCTTGACCTTATCCAGGAAGGCAACCTCGGTCTGATTCGTGCCGTGGAGAAATTCGACTACTCCAAGGGTTACAAGTTCTCCACCTACGCAACTTGGTGGATCCGTCAGGCCATCACTCGTGCCATGGCAGACCAAGCACGAACCATCCGTATTCCAGTCCACATGGTTGAAGTGATCAACAAACTTGGTCGCATCCAGCGTGAACTACTCCAGGAACTCGGACGCGAACCCACCCCACAGGAACTGTCCAAAGAAATGGACATCTCCGAAGAAAAGGTTCTGGAGATCCAGCAGTACGCCCGCGAACCCATCTCGCTGGACCAGACCATCGGCGATGAAGGCGATAGCCAACTCGGCGACTTCATCGAAGACTCCGAAGCCGTCGTGGCAGTCGATGCGGTTTCCTTCACCTTGCTGCAAGACCAACTGCAAGATGTTCTGGAGACCCTCTCCGAACGTGAAGCCGGCGTAGTGAAACTCCGCTTCGGCCTGACTGACGGAATGCCACGCACTTTAGACGAAATCGGTCAAGTCTACGGTGTTACCCGTGAACGTATCCGCCAGATTGAGTCCAAGACGATGTCTAAGCTGCGCCACCCATCGCGCTCCCAGGTTCTGCGCGATTACCTGGACTAG
- a CDS encoding DUF418 domain-containing protein → MSKQVAVRSAQKTRILSPDVARGLALLGIAMANVSTAWITAPSTATARSIGGIVHDSIFEKIYAVIATMFIHVRGLPMFSTLLGYGVGMIVYSLWRRQYPDTSARGVLLRRYGFLALFGIIHMIFLFWGDIMFFYGVAGMTFALLMTLKDKALWWIAGVMAVVYALFGIGLGVILPLVVDFSADQSTAILGGATSSYWGYLGVGLLSVPLQIGAVPVEMLMLMPVMIVGYIAARHRVLSRVDEFRKPLWIATWVFIAIAVLVGIPWGLAEIGVFSSQTATVFSGLNQAIGALTGPGIVAAVALLVQPLQRKINEGNAALPLPVKMIAALGARSMSGYVGQSILFLIFAQTFTLGIGQGGGILAGAGVAICVWLVTLLAAYGLEVAGKRGPFEAVHRYMAYGKKGLQDPYVPKQLPSSYQQIPGTEPLGKASDKYSQGD, encoded by the coding sequence ATGTCTAAACAAGTAGCGGTGCGTAGCGCGCAAAAGACCAGGATCCTCTCTCCCGACGTGGCCCGAGGTCTCGCGCTCTTAGGAATCGCAATGGCCAACGTTTCAACCGCCTGGATCACCGCGCCCAGTACAGCCACAGCGCGTTCCATTGGCGGCATTGTCCATGACTCCATTTTTGAGAAAATCTACGCTGTCATAGCCACAATGTTTATCCATGTCCGTGGCCTGCCGATGTTTTCCACTCTGCTTGGATACGGCGTGGGCATGATTGTCTACAGCCTCTGGCGGCGCCAATATCCAGACACTTCAGCCAGGGGAGTGTTGCTTCGACGCTATGGATTCCTGGCCCTATTCGGAATCATCCACATGATATTTCTCTTTTGGGGCGACATCATGTTCTTCTACGGTGTTGCTGGCATGACATTTGCTCTCCTGATGACACTTAAAGACAAAGCACTGTGGTGGATTGCCGGGGTCATGGCCGTTGTCTATGCCCTTTTTGGAATTGGACTCGGGGTAATACTTCCACTGGTTGTAGATTTCTCAGCAGATCAATCAACAGCAATTCTCGGAGGTGCAACTTCGTCCTACTGGGGATACTTAGGTGTTGGTTTACTTTCTGTGCCACTGCAAATAGGAGCAGTACCAGTGGAAATGCTCATGCTCATGCCTGTGATGATTGTTGGCTACATTGCTGCACGCCACCGAGTGCTCTCCCGTGTCGATGAATTTAGAAAACCACTATGGATTGCAACATGGGTATTCATTGCCATTGCAGTGCTCGTTGGAATTCCATGGGGACTAGCCGAAATTGGGGTGTTTTCTTCCCAAACAGCTACCGTCTTCAGCGGACTTAATCAAGCCATTGGTGCGCTGACAGGACCTGGAATTGTTGCCGCAGTAGCGCTATTAGTTCAACCCCTGCAACGAAAAATCAACGAAGGAAATGCTGCATTACCCCTACCTGTCAAAATGATCGCAGCACTGGGCGCTCGCTCAATGAGCGGATATGTTGGACAGTCCATACTATTTCTTATCTTCGCACAAACCTTCACACTCGGAATCGGTCAAGGCGGAGGCATACTTGCAGGAGCAGGTGTGGCAATCTGCGTATGGCTGGTAACCCTTCTTGCTGCATACGGCTTGGAAGTAGCCGGAAAACGTGGACCATTCGAAGCAGTACACAGGTACATGGCCTACGGCAAAAAGGGGTTACAGGACCCTTACGTGCCCAAACAACTTCCATCTTCCTATCAGCAGATTCCAGGAACTGAACCTTTGGGGAAAGCATCGGATAAATATTCTCAAGGGGACTAG